The Ranitomeya imitator isolate aRanImi1 chromosome 6, aRanImi1.pri, whole genome shotgun sequence genome window below encodes:
- the LOC138643063 gene encoding pneumococcal serine-rich repeat protein-like, with amino-acid sequence MASGSDSGTPPLRSPASSSEEENQEEEREQQQGPRGQAVVVGRSVSQRALDEPLNIDLMVASIEARGPLWDSRDPQHADQGILRRLWLEVAQTLWDGFDSANAKAKASFLKQLRTRWRSMKDRFKRGLKKEGQARSGAGASRTSVYKHNRILQFLRPVLESRETHSSTRETVQSSRRPSRAVLCEAPSELSRPSHSESRSATTQSGEPAAGPSDVPLAEASVAPSFGSYRQRQRASDRAPMSEFLHLSTVFQNGFKALCDKMCNIERRLENIETDLSRTAKHFFSAIHNGMVEHLTPELQISFMQGCNNLYVSALQQARVMQSATNMPAVPSLAAMTPTPAAEHHHRGPRAEGHRRRHRHHRTEPQSSEPDRPSRGHRREADPHPEGERRKKKKKKTMTTTSTTSLAMAAPTSTTRTQPGSTRSTPSTQAGSTRSTPTTQPGSTRSTPSTQPGSTQSRSSQPRTLVVPPPLSPASVAVSPPPSTGWTDVGIPSSVIEYAASSPSSSSSVSSSQKTGGYESPLVADIGTP; translated from the exons atggccagcggcagtgattccggcaccccaccgctgaggagtccg gcttcttcaagtgaggaggagaaccaggaggaagagagggagcagcagcagggaccacggggccaagctgtggttgtaggacggagc gtttcacaacgggccctggatgagccaCTTAACATTGACCTAATGGTGGCAtcaatagaagcacggggcccgttgtgggacagccgtgacccccagcacgcggaccagggcatattgcggcgtctgtggttggaggtggcacaaacgctgtgggatggcttcgacagcgctaacGCCAAGGCCAAAgccagtttcc ttaaacaattgaggaccagatggcgctccatgaaggaccgtttcaagaggggcctgaaaaaggagggacaggctCGTAGTGGTGCtggcgcttcaaggacctcggtgtacaagcataaccgtatactgcagttcttgcgaccggtccttgaaagcagaga aacacacagcagcacccgcgagactgtccaatCCTCAAGACGACCCTcaagagcggtcctttgtgaagcgccatctgaactgtcgcggccatcccacagcgagagcaggtctgcaacaacacaatctggcgaaccggcagccggtccatcagatgttcctctggccgaggcctctgttgcTCCGTCCTTTGGGTCttaccgacagcgtcagcgggcctcggacagggcgcccatgtccgaatttttacatctgagtaccgtatttcagaatggtttcaaggcgctgtgcgataaaatgtgcaatatcgaacggcgtcttgaaaacatcgaaacggatctctcgaggacggcaaaacatttctttagtgccattcacaacggcatggtggaacatcttacgccggaactccagatttcgttcatgcagggctgcaacaatttatatgtcagtgctctgcagcaggctcgggtcatgcagtcagcgacaaatatgcccgcagtaccatcgctggctgccatgactccgactcctgctgcagagcaccaccacagaggtccgcgtgccgagggccaccgccgccgccaccgccaccacagaactgaGCCCCAAAGTtccgagcctgacaggccttcaagggggcacagacgggaagccgacccccacccagagggagagaggaggaaaaagaagaagaagaagaccatGACGACCACAAGCACTacgtccttggctatggctgctcccacaagtaccaccagaacacagcctgggtcgacccggagcacaccaagtacccaggctgggtctacacggagtacacccactacccagcctgggtcaaccaggagtacaccatctacacagcctgggtcgacccagagccggagtagccagccaaggacactggtcgtccctcctcctctctCACCTGCTTCTGTTGCAGTCTCGCCACCACCATCCACTGGCTGgactgatgtcggcatcccgtctagtgtcatagagtatgctgcttcctccccctcttcctcctcctcggtctcctcatcaCAAAAAACTGGGGGATATGAATCCCCTTTGGTTGCGGACATTGGCACCCCTTAA